The following are encoded together in the Rhizobium tumorigenes genome:
- a CDS encoding Ku protein: MAKQPRYWKGYLKLSLVTCQVSLTPATTDNAKIRFNVINRKSGNRLESHYIDSGTGKPVTDDQQVKGYERGDDDYVFLEDEEIEAVALESNRAISIDTFVPKNSIDWIYYDAPHFLAPEDKVGMEAFCVIREAMKASGVVGIARLVLNRRERAVLLEPSGNGIILWTLRYGDEVREPEKSFAVAEKPEAEALALMKTLIEKRKVDWSAELTLDPVQDKLAALIMAKKKGRSKKPAAARKEAPATSGNVINIMDALKKSIEANQKTKGK, encoded by the coding sequence TTGGCAAAGCAGCCTAGATACTGGAAGGGGTACTTGAAGCTCTCGCTGGTGACCTGCCAGGTATCGCTGACGCCGGCGACAACGGACAACGCCAAGATTCGCTTCAATGTGATCAATCGGAAAAGCGGAAACCGGCTGGAAAGTCACTATATCGATTCCGGGACCGGAAAGCCCGTCACCGACGATCAGCAGGTCAAGGGATACGAGCGCGGCGATGACGATTACGTCTTCCTCGAGGACGAGGAGATCGAGGCGGTCGCCCTGGAAAGCAATCGCGCGATCAGTATCGACACGTTCGTGCCGAAGAATTCCATCGACTGGATCTATTACGACGCTCCACATTTCCTGGCGCCTGAGGACAAGGTGGGCATGGAAGCCTTCTGCGTCATTCGGGAGGCCATGAAGGCAAGCGGCGTGGTCGGGATCGCGCGACTGGTGTTGAACAGGCGCGAACGCGCGGTGTTGCTGGAGCCTAGCGGCAACGGCATCATCCTTTGGACGTTGCGCTACGGCGACGAGGTACGTGAGCCGGAAAAATCCTTTGCGGTGGCAGAAAAGCCGGAAGCAGAAGCGCTGGCCCTGATGAAGACGTTGATAGAAAAACGCAAGGTGGATTGGTCTGCCGAGCTGACGCTGGATCCTGTTCAGGACAAGCTCGCAGCTTTGATCATGGCCAAAAAGAAGGGGCGCAGCAAGAAGCCGGCAGCTGCTCGCAAAGAAGCTCCCGCCACATCGGGCAATGTCATCAATATCATGGATGCGCTGAAGAAGAGCATTGAAGCCAACCAGAAGACCAAGGGGAAATAG
- a CDS encoding glutathione S-transferase yields the protein MTYELYYWDGLQGRGEFVRLALEEAGAEYIDVARESSGGGTSVMLEIMKREKRPLIPFSPPFLKDGELFISHVANILLYLGPKLGLAPVGDTQRFVANGLQSTITDLVSEVHDTHHPLSTSKYYEDQKEAAKLRAEAFIQERIPKYLDYFERILNANTSGPSYSVGPSLSYVDLSLFQVVEGLTYAFPRAMKDYAPRYPSLIALRDAVAKRPNIARYLQSERRLPFNEDGIFRHYPELDQDVT from the coding sequence ATGACCTACGAATTATATTACTGGGACGGACTACAGGGCCGTGGCGAGTTCGTGCGCCTTGCGCTGGAAGAAGCCGGCGCTGAATACATCGATGTTGCTCGCGAAAGTTCCGGCGGGGGAACAAGTGTCATGCTGGAAATTATGAAGCGCGAAAAGCGTCCCCTTATCCCATTCTCACCGCCCTTTCTGAAGGATGGAGAGCTCTTCATATCGCATGTTGCCAATATCTTGCTCTATCTTGGGCCGAAGCTCGGGCTGGCGCCTGTGGGCGATACGCAACGTTTTGTCGCCAACGGCCTGCAGTCGACGATTACGGACCTTGTGTCAGAGGTACACGATACACACCATCCTCTTTCCACATCGAAATATTACGAGGATCAGAAGGAGGCGGCAAAGCTGCGCGCTGAAGCCTTCATCCAGGAACGCATTCCGAAGTACCTCGACTATTTCGAGCGTATCCTGAATGCGAACACATCCGGCCCCTCATACAGTGTCGGGCCATCGCTGAGCTATGTGGACCTATCGCTGTTTCAGGTCGTTGAAGGACTGACTTATGCGTTTCCGCGCGCCATGAAAGACTATGCACCTCGATATCCTTCACTGATCGCGCTTCGCGACGCCGTCGCAAAGAGACCGAACATTGCGCGTTACCTGCAATCCGAGAGGCGCCTCCCATTCAACGAAGATGGCATATTCAGGCACTATCCTGAATTGGATCAGGACGTCACGTAG
- a CDS encoding DUF2934 domain-containing protein has translation MTESRDEWIMKRAYALWEEEGYPTGRDSLHWEQATKERAVMETTAPHGLAVKPKAKTNAPKAPKVAAETPVAALSPKRSTKKDASAKA, from the coding sequence ATGACGGAATCCCGAGACGAATGGATCATGAAACGCGCATACGCACTCTGGGAGGAGGAAGGCTATCCAACAGGGCGAGATTCCCTCCACTGGGAACAGGCGACCAAGGAGCGGGCCGTCATGGAGACAACGGCGCCACATGGCCTTGCTGTGAAGCCGAAAGCAAAGACTAACGCTCCAAAGGCGCCCAAAGTTGCTGCGGAAACACCGGTGGCGGCCCTTTCGCCCAAGCGGTCGACCAAGAAGGATGCTTCCGCGAAGGCGTAG